The Arabidopsis thaliana chromosome 5, partial sequence genomic interval caacaaaaacacaatccTCCTCTCCACTTATTCTCTTAACTTTATATTAATACAACTGAATCAACCATtcatataactaaaataaacaaaaatcaacatttACAAAATTCAGCACCAAGCTTTTCttgtatatttatactttttatatattttctcctAAATACATATTTTGCCTTGGCTCAGAtttattaaattcatattGGCAAAAGGTTTTATTGGTGGTGTTGAGAGGAATGGAAGAGATAAAGAtgtaaatgaaagaaaaaatatttctctcCTCTTTACTTGATAGAATCagttattttacattttcaaattgtCTAACAAGAATTGAGCATAATCCGTtttaaaaaaaccaaaaatatctcTAGAATAAGCAACTAATTGAGCTAAAAAGTCTAAAACTAATCCCAAGCTGAATCACTTAACACCTAAGAGCATCCCCAATGGTTAAGATGTTAAAACATCTTAATTTTGGAtcttaatcttttttaaaattaaaattttgctttttcaaAGTTAAgataagttaaaaaaatatcttaactTATTTATGCTCCAATggttaagaagcaaaaaattCTTAAgggaaaaaatttaaattatttatgttctaatggtttttttttctttccttttgtttatttgtgtACCCAATAAATACACCGCACATGTCCAATTCTtaaacttaagaaaatatattagttaagaTATAAATCTTAGCTAATCTTAActgtttttattaaatttaatcagTTTATCAATTAAGATATAGACAAGATATCACTTATTTGAACCGATGGGGTTACTCTAATATGGTTAAATATTGAACTAAAAAGCAAAAGCCAAATCTACACTTATATTCAGaaactattgttttttctcttttctttttcttactttaaaattttgatttccgAAATCCTCTACAAAGATGAAAATGGTGGGTCCAATCACAGTCGGATTCTCTGTCAAATTGTATTATCTTCTCTCTCACACCAACACACTCACAACGacaagagatagagagagacaaaagcaaagagaagaagtgagaTAAAGAGAGTTATATTCACCAAATAGACCAAACCCTCAAGTTAAATTCACACCAACAACTTTGATCATTACcacattctctctctctttctctctagaGCTTCTAGCTTCTCTTTCAATGGCTAAAGACTTTGCCTCCAAGAGACACAATAGTTTCCACTGGACAAGAAAAGTCGGATCAGAcgaaaacgacgacgtttctTCTCATAAACCTCTTCCTCATCACAACAACActaaaccttcttcttcttcatcttcatcttcctctaaTGTAATCactcacaaaaaaaagcttcaatcTTTCGCCGTTTCTCGTCTCCGGTCAGTTATCGCTACTCTAAGCAGAGCACGACCCGGTAACCAAAACTCCGGGCTCGGGTCACGGGTCGTGGGTACACTTTTCGGGTCTCGTCGTGGTCACGTGCATTTCTCTATCCAGAAAGATCCTAATTCTCCACCGGCGTTTTTAATCGAACTCGCTACTCCGATTAGTGGGTTAGTCAAAGAAATGGCTTCAGGACTCGTTAGAATCGCTTTGGAGTGTGATAAGgggaaagaggaagaagaaggagaagaaaaaaacggaACTTTACGTCACGGCGGAGGAGACAAgacgaagacgacgacgacggCGGCGGTTTCACGGCGGTTGGTGGAGGAGCCGATGTGGAGAACTTATTGTAACGGGAAAAAGTGTGGATTTGCTACGAGGAGAGAGTGTGgtgagaaggagaaaaaggttttgaaaGCTCTTGAGATGGTTTCAATGGGCGCCGGAGTCTTACCAGAGACGGAGGAGATAGGCGGTGgtggcggcggcggaggagatATAATGTATATGAGGGCGAAATTCGAGAGAATTGTTGGGTCGCGTGATTCAGAAGCCTTCTACATGATGAATCCTGATAGTAATGGAGCTCCTGAGCTTAGTATCTATCTACTCAGAATCTGATGAACAAGACGATgatcgatgaagaagaagatgactcaACAAAAGCCTCTTCGTCAAAAAAGGAAGGTTCATGGTTTAGTAAGATTTTCCGGTTTAATTACTTAATTAGTCGGTTAAGTGGTTAAGTAAGTCGATGTCTAATACTTAAAATCGAAAACGACGTATCTATTATTGCAAATTCGGATTAGATGTGAATGTGATCGATTAAATCGATTTCGTGTTagatcagttttttttttttttgggaggGGTTTAGaggttttttaaaagttggTATATGGGATCTG includes:
- a CDS encoding MIZU-KUSSEI-like protein (Protein of unknown function, DUF617) (Protein of unknown function, DUF617; CONTAINS InterPro DOMAIN/s: Protein of unknown function DUF617, plant (InterPro:IPR006460); BEST Arabidopsis thaliana protein match is: Protein of unknown function, DUF617 (TAIR:AT3G25640.1); Has 1807 Blast hits to 1807 proteins in 277 species: Archae - 0; Bacteria - 0; Metazoa - 736; Fungi - 347; Plants - 385; Viruses - 0; Other Eukaryotes - 339 (source: NCBI BLink).) encodes the protein MAKDFASKRHNSFHWTRKVGSDENDDVSSHKPLPHHNNTKPSSSSSSSSSNVITHKKKLQSFAVSRLRSVIATLSRARPGNQNSGLGSRVVGTLFGSRRGHVHFSIQKDPNSPPAFLIELATPISGLVKEMASGLVRIALECDKGKEEEEGEEKNGTLRHGGGDKTKTTTTAAVSRRLVEEPMWRTYCNGKKCGFATRRECGEKEKKVLKALEMVSMGAGVLPETEEIGGGGGGGGDIMYMRAKFERIVGSRDSEAFYMMNPDSNGAPELSIYLLRI